One genomic region from Gossypium hirsutum isolate 1008001.06 chromosome D13, Gossypium_hirsutum_v2.1, whole genome shotgun sequence encodes:
- the LOC107919644 gene encoding transcription factor MYB106, whose translation MGWRLPFNGHKEVGLKRGPWTAEEDQILMAYIQQHGHGNWRALPEKAGLKRCGKSCRLRWINYLRPDIKRGKFSLQEHTIIQLHALLGNRWSAMAAHLPKRTDNEIKNYWNTHLKKRLIKLGVDPMTHKPRTDASSFPSGSNLTHMAQWESARLEAEARLVRDSKQVIPNPIHPKNHLTLNHSQLRPRCLDVLKAWQGVVAGMFAFPTQDLGSPTSTLRFPAIGLNATSYTDGEMGFDDSLKCIENSNQMKEIEETITDGCIDEWFEDSFRVGNYENVL comes from the exons atggggtGGCGGCTGCCGTTTAATGGGCATAAGGAGGTGGGTTTGAAGAGAGGGCCGTGGACGGCTGAGGAAGACCAAATACTAATGGCTTACATTCAACAGCATGGCCATGGTAACTGGCGTGCCTTGCCTGAGAAAGCTG GACTTAAACGATGTGGAAAGAGCTGTCGATTGAGGTGGATTAATTACCTAAGGCCTGATATCAAAAGAGGAAAGTTTAGCTTACAAGAACACACCATTATTCAACTCCATGCCCTTCTTGGAAACAG GTGGTCAGCAATGGCAGCTCACTTGCCAAAAAGAACAGACAATGAGATCAAGAACTATTGGAATACACATCTCAAGAAAAGGCTGATAAAGCTTGGCGTTGATCCCATGACTCACAAGCCTCGTACAGATGCCTCAAGCTTCCCATCTGGTTCAAACTTAACCCACATGGCTCAGTGGGAAAGTGCTCGGCTGGAGGCTGAAGCTAGGTTGGTCCGTGACTCCAAACAGGTCATCCCAAACCCCATCCACCCAAAGAACCATCTTACCCTCAATCATAGTCAGCTCAGGCCCAGGTGCCTTGACGTACTCAAAGCATGGCAAGGCGTAGTTGCAGGCATGTTTGCCTTCCCCACCCAAGACCTTGGGTCCCCAACTTCAACGCTTAGGTTCCCTGCCATTGGACTGAATGCCACTAGCTACACAGATGGTGAAATGGGGTTTGATGACAGTTTGAAATGCATTGAAAACTCGAACCAAATGAAAGAAATTGAGGAAACAATAACGGATGGCTGCATTGATGAATGGTTTGAGGACTCATTTAGGGTaggaaattatgaaaatgtattatGA